The proteins below are encoded in one region of Tolumonas auensis DSM 9187:
- a CDS encoding helix-turn-helix domain-containing protein, with protein MNNISVSSKEINRLLSFLNKENVNIESLLQKSKIDMYEIKSKSARISLDKYILFNQEINEYPHVLDNFFSSSILREYYNDYPELFSLCLNEKNAFNAIDVFVSFKNIINSCSKVFITGSDFETKYVYQGPDYIDKVFFDVFSVLTVSILYSLVKEYSKDFSVKIEFKGECPKNYNVINKFFGVECNWNASVSSITFLNGDLMKAFCAYNDVLNVMQKNLVCNINNEIKQKTSEYSFKVRDYISHKLNDCYLSDDDILLDLCSLLDISRWTLNRRLKLENTNFKELLREEKVKLACHLLAESDHNVMKVSEMLGFSSQSVFSRFFKDNVGVNPREYRRI; from the coding sequence ATGAATAATATATCTGTATCCAGTAAGGAGATAAATCGACTGTTATCTTTTTTAAATAAAGAGAACGTTAATATCGAAAGTCTGCTCCAAAAGAGCAAGATTGATATGTATGAGATAAAATCAAAAAGTGCACGTATCTCATTGGATAAATATATATTGTTTAATCAGGAAATAAACGAATACCCCCATGTATTGGATAACTTCTTTTCCAGTTCTATCCTGCGTGAATATTATAACGATTACCCTGAACTGTTTAGTTTGTGTTTGAATGAGAAAAACGCATTTAATGCTATTGATGTTTTTGTGAGTTTTAAAAACATAATCAATAGTTGCAGTAAAGTATTTATAACCGGAAGTGATTTTGAAACAAAGTATGTGTATCAAGGGCCGGATTATATAGATAAGGTCTTTTTTGATGTATTTTCTGTTTTAACAGTTTCAATCTTGTACTCTTTGGTAAAGGAATATAGTAAAGATTTTTCTGTGAAAATTGAGTTCAAGGGGGAGTGCCCTAAGAACTATAATGTAATTAACAAGTTTTTTGGTGTCGAGTGTAACTGGAATGCAAGTGTCAGTAGCATCACTTTTTTAAATGGTGATCTAATGAAAGCTTTCTGTGCTTATAACGATGTTTTAAATGTGATGCAAAAAAATCTTGTTTGTAATATAAATAATGAAATTAAACAAAAAACATCTGAATATAGTTTTAAGGTCAGGGATTATATCAGTCATAAACTCAACGATTGTTATTTGAGTGATGATGATATTCTTCTGGATTTATGCAGTTTGTTGGATATTAGTCGGTGGACATTAAACAGAAGATTAAAGCTGGAGAACACTAATTTCAAAGAGTTATTAAGAGAAGAAAAGGTGAAGTTGGCTTGTCATTTACTGGCTGAGTCTGATCATAATGTTATGAAGGTAAGTGAGATGCTTGGCTTCTCTTCTCAGTCTGTTTTTTCACGGTTTTTCAAAGACAATGTAGGTGTTAACCCCCGCGAGTACAGACGCATATAA
- a CDS encoding beta-glucosidase: MTGFKPKLSIVTMAVAIAISGVITGCNDNSSDKSTSTVKDDAYYKSMAEGLVAKMTVDEKIKMLIGPGYTTTPGSNNSRTYGTDYSQISNVKKIVPGAAGYINGVYNEATGLDIPAAKLVDGPAGIRIYPTREGQEGLDPESGTYYATAFPTGTLLASTWNAELAKEVGEAAGNEAKEYGVDFWLAPGLNIQRNPLNGRNFEYYSEDPLISGVIAAAVVDGAQSEGIGATIKHFAANNSETNRRTVNAVVTPRALREIYLRGFQYTVEKSRPWALMTSYNSINGVNAGERTDLMTNILRDEWKFNGFAMSDWWSGWDPVALVKAGTDVIQPGGAYRIFRGADWLTVLQDAHKNNQLSDEIINRDVVRTLTQVLKAPSGQNYQYSNNPDLNGHAQIAKQAAEEGMVLLKNDGSALPIAMSQKMASFGIGQINTFKGGTGSGDVHSPYIKNIYDGLAEKYAIDEEIGTFYQEFFSANKTVTTDTFGVSEVIACPEPEVSVEQINAAALSSDVAVITISRNAGEGTDRTAAEGDYLLTPTETALIDNVTTAFHAQSKKVVVILNIGGVIDTTAWKDKVDGILLAYQPGQEAGNAIADIIAGVVSPSGKLAQTFPASYADVPSSTTFPGVTESTYDNAGPVDPNVDTSITPKLADYNQYYNEDIYVGYRYYHTFKKGVSYPFGFGLSYTTFSFGNSAVANNTLNGQGKTGSVTITTNVTNTGSVAGKEVAQVYVNAPEVKLKKPEIELKAFAKTDKLESGAAQQLTFNISAETLASFDEAHNQWIVEPGVYKVYVASSSDVSAVEPITFSVDKEIVVENTTPGALQLQPNFADKSFVNVSE, from the coding sequence ATGACAGGGTTTAAACCAAAGCTGTCCATAGTGACAATGGCTGTTGCAATCGCAATATCTGGTGTTATTACTGGCTGTAATGACAACTCATCTGATAAATCGACATCTACAGTTAAAGATGATGCATATTATAAATCGATGGCAGAAGGTTTGGTTGCCAAAATGACTGTCGATGAAAAGATTAAAATGTTGATCGGCCCAGGATATACCACTACCCCGGGCAGTAATAATTCAAGAACATATGGTACTGATTATTCGCAGATCTCCAACGTGAAAAAAATTGTTCCGGGGGCGGCCGGATATATCAATGGTGTTTACAACGAAGCGACGGGTCTTGATATTCCTGCAGCCAAGCTGGTTGATGGTCCGGCGGGCATTCGTATTTATCCGACACGTGAAGGTCAGGAAGGTCTGGATCCTGAATCCGGTACTTATTACGCGACCGCTTTTCCGACCGGAACATTATTAGCGTCAACCTGGAACGCGGAACTGGCTAAAGAAGTTGGTGAAGCGGCTGGTAATGAAGCCAAAGAATATGGCGTTGATTTCTGGTTGGCACCAGGATTGAATATTCAGCGAAATCCGTTAAACGGCCGTAACTTTGAGTATTATTCTGAAGATCCGCTTATTTCGGGTGTGATTGCAGCCGCCGTTGTAGACGGTGCTCAGAGTGAGGGTATTGGTGCAACGATTAAACATTTCGCGGCCAATAACTCAGAGACAAACCGCAGAACAGTGAATGCGGTTGTCACACCACGTGCACTGCGTGAAATCTATTTGCGTGGTTTTCAATATACGGTTGAAAAATCTCGTCCCTGGGCATTGATGACCTCTTATAACTCTATTAATGGTGTCAACGCAGGCGAACGAACAGACCTGATGACGAATATTCTGCGTGATGAATGGAAATTCAATGGTTTCGCGATGAGTGACTGGTGGTCAGGCTGGGATCCGGTAGCGCTGGTAAAAGCGGGTACTGATGTGATCCAGCCAGGCGGAGCCTATCGCATCTTCAGAGGCGCTGACTGGTTAACCGTATTGCAGGATGCTCACAAGAATAACCAGTTGAGTGATGAAATCATCAACCGGGATGTGGTTCGCACTTTAACGCAAGTTCTCAAAGCGCCATCAGGACAGAATTACCAATATTCAAATAATCCTGATTTAAACGGTCACGCTCAGATAGCTAAACAAGCTGCTGAGGAAGGCATGGTGTTGTTGAAAAATGATGGTTCAGCATTGCCTATCGCAATGTCACAAAAAATGGCCTCATTTGGTATCGGTCAGATAAATACCTTTAAGGGTGGTACTGGTAGTGGCGATGTGCATTCACCTTATATCAAAAATATTTATGATGGTCTGGCAGAAAAATATGCCATTGATGAAGAGATAGGCACTTTCTATCAGGAATTCTTCAGTGCTAATAAAACGGTGACAACGGATACGTTTGGTGTCTCGGAAGTTATTGCCTGTCCGGAGCCTGAAGTTTCGGTTGAACAAATTAATGCTGCTGCTTTATCCAGTGACGTTGCTGTTATTACGATTTCACGTAATGCCGGGGAGGGTACCGATCGTACTGCCGCAGAAGGTGATTATCTGTTAACACCAACTGAAACGGCGTTAATTGATAATGTAACAACCGCATTCCATGCTCAGAGCAAGAAAGTGGTGGTGATTCTGAACATCGGTGGTGTTATTGATACCACTGCCTGGAAAGATAAGGTTGACGGTATTCTGTTGGCTTATCAGCCAGGTCAGGAAGCGGGTAATGCGATTGCAGACATTATCGCGGGTGTTGTCAGCCCAAGCGGTAAGCTGGCGCAGACATTCCCTGCCAGCTATGCCGATGTGCCTTCATCTACTACTTTCCCGGGTGTGACAGAAAGTACCTATGACAACGCAGGTCCTGTTGATCCAAATGTAGATACATCAATCACACCTAAATTGGCGGATTATAACCAGTACTATAACGAAGACATTTACGTCGGTTATCGTTATTACCATACCTTTAAAAAGGGCGTCTCGTATCCGTTCGGTTTCGGTCTGTCCTACACCACTTTTAGCTTCGGCAATTCTGCTGTAGCGAATAACACCTTAAACGGTCAGGGTAAAACAGGCAGTGTGACCATCACGACCAACGTGACTAACACGGGCTCTGTAGCTGGTAAGGAAGTTGCTCAGGTTTATGTTAATGCGCCGGAAGTGAAGCTGAAAAAACCAGAGATTGAGCTGAAAGCTTTCGCCAAGACTGACAAGCTGGAATCGGGTGCTGCGCAGCAGCTGACGTTCAACATTTCAGCAGAAACTCTGGCCAGCTTTGACGAAGCCCATAACCAGTGGATCGTTGAACCGGGTGTTTATAAGGTTTACGTAGCTTCATCATCAGATGTGTCTGCGGTTGAACCAATCACCTTCTCTGTTGATAAAGAGATTGTTGTAGAAAACACAACTCCGGGTGCGTTGCAACTTCAGCCTAATTTTGCGGATAAGTCTTTCGTTAATGTAAGTGAATAA
- a CDS encoding ABC transporter ATP-binding protein: MSSAIEIRNLTKRYNDLTILDDISFSIEPSEFIVFLGPSGCGKSTLLRMIAGLESISDGEIWMDQNRLDVLPPGKRDVSMVFQNYALYPHMTVEDNMAFGLKNIGTDPDVIRTRIKSAAEMLEMTHLLKRKPAELSGGQRQRVAIGRAIVREPKAFLFDEPLSNLDAALRGRTRIELAQLHQRVKATMIFVTHDQVEAMTLADRIVVLNNTRIEQIGTPIDIYQRPASKFVAGFVGTPAMNFVNVAALTNDGGTTTVQIDGMKPIDTSIAYAKLPDPQGCFELGVRAEDIDLVDEAEAEVSGTVSFVERLGERTLLYVRLADGRMLIADTDGKSQISAGETVHLKMNKVSVHLFDANGVAYHGEE; this comes from the coding sequence ATGTCATCGGCTATCGAAATTAGAAATTTAACTAAGCGCTACAATGATTTAACGATTTTGGATGACATATCCTTCTCGATTGAACCGAGTGAGTTCATTGTTTTTCTAGGCCCGTCAGGCTGTGGCAAATCCACTTTGCTGCGCATGATCGCCGGCCTGGAAAGTATCAGTGACGGTGAGATTTGGATGGATCAGAATCGCCTTGATGTGCTGCCGCCCGGCAAACGCGATGTGTCGATGGTGTTCCAGAATTATGCGTTGTATCCGCATATGACCGTGGAAGACAACATGGCATTCGGGCTGAAAAATATTGGTACTGATCCGGATGTGATCCGCACCAGAATCAAGTCGGCCGCAGAAATGCTGGAAATGACGCACCTGCTGAAACGCAAACCCGCTGAGCTTTCCGGTGGTCAGCGCCAGCGTGTGGCGATCGGGCGGGCGATTGTCAGAGAACCGAAAGCGTTCCTGTTTGACGAACCACTTTCCAACCTGGATGCCGCATTGCGTGGCCGTACCCGTATTGAGCTGGCGCAACTGCATCAGCGCGTAAAAGCCACCATGATTTTCGTTACCCATGATCAGGTGGAAGCGATGACACTGGCCGATCGTATCGTGGTGCTGAATAACACCCGGATTGAACAAATCGGTACACCGATCGATATCTATCAGCGACCTGCTTCGAAATTTGTGGCCGGTTTTGTCGGTACACCTGCCATGAACTTCGTCAATGTGGCGGCGTTAACCAATGACGGCGGCACTACCACAGTGCAGATCGACGGGATGAAACCGATCGACACCAGCATTGCTTATGCAAAATTGCCGGATCCGCAGGGATGCTTTGAATTAGGTGTCCGGGCGGAAGACATTGATTTGGTGGATGAAGCAGAAGCCGAAGTCAGTGGCACCGTTTCCTTTGTTGAACGGCTAGGGGAACGTACGCTGCTGTATGTCCGGCTGGCCGATGGCCGGATGCTGATTGCGGATACGGATGGTAAATCGCAAATCAGTGCCGGGGAAACAGTGCATCTGAAGATGAACAAAGTTTCAGTTCATCTGTTTGATGCCAACGGTGTTGCTTACCACGGAGAAGAATGA
- a CDS encoding alpha-N-arabinofuranosidase: MEVLVTVNKNSVISEVDKRIFGSFIEHMGRAIYSGIYEPEHPSANQEGFRGDVIELVKELQVPVVRYPGGNFVSAYNWEDGIGPKAQRPTRLDLAWHSSESNQIGIHEFANWAETVGSEMMLAVNLGSRGLSDARNFLEYVNHPQGSYWSDLRRKNGREQPWGVKTWCLGNEMDGPWQIGQKTADEYGRIAYETAKAMRAFDRNLELVVCGSSSPDMPTFPEWEKTVLEHTYDAVDYISLHMYFKNHESNTARFLAQSLRMERYIDTVASTINYVKAKKYSDKQIYISFDEWNVWYHSEEQDKKILSGQEGWPHAPAILEDIYNFEDALLVACLINSFIRKSDIVKIACLAQLVNVIAPIMTEEGGAAWRQTIFHPFKLASLHARGNALQLDIHSPCYAVEWASDVPYIDMSAVYNEEEKTLNLFIVNRHESEHISLRTEFQQFQNLHVSAHQTLSGHDLQSCNSSQFPDRIRPDKGEAPVIDNQQIEISVAPLSYHFIQLKE; the protein is encoded by the coding sequence ATGGAAGTCTTGGTTACAGTAAACAAAAATTCTGTCATATCGGAAGTTGATAAACGAATCTTCGGTTCGTTCATCGAACATATGGGGCGTGCGATATATTCTGGTATTTACGAACCTGAGCATCCTTCTGCCAATCAGGAGGGATTTCGTGGCGATGTGATCGAACTGGTGAAGGAATTACAGGTTCCGGTGGTGCGTTATCCGGGCGGAAATTTTGTCTCGGCCTACAACTGGGAAGATGGCATTGGCCCGAAGGCGCAGCGACCAACCCGTTTAGATCTGGCATGGCACTCCAGTGAATCCAATCAGATCGGTATCCATGAATTTGCCAACTGGGCCGAAACGGTAGGCAGTGAAATGATGCTGGCGGTGAATCTGGGTTCGAGAGGCTTAAGCGATGCCCGCAACTTTCTGGAATATGTAAACCATCCGCAAGGATCTTACTGGTCTGATTTACGTCGTAAGAATGGCCGCGAACAACCCTGGGGTGTCAAAACCTGGTGTCTGGGTAATGAGATGGATGGCCCGTGGCAGATTGGTCAAAAAACGGCTGATGAATATGGTCGTATCGCTTATGAAACCGCGAAAGCGATGCGGGCATTTGACAGAAATCTGGAACTGGTGGTGTGTGGTTCTTCCAGTCCGGATATGCCGACGTTTCCTGAGTGGGAAAAAACGGTGCTGGAACACACCTACGATGCGGTTGATTACATTTCTCTGCATATGTATTTCAAAAACCACGAAAGCAATACAGCACGCTTTCTGGCGCAATCCCTGCGGATGGAACGCTACATCGATACCGTTGCGTCCACCATCAATTATGTGAAGGCGAAGAAGTATTCCGATAAACAGATTTATATCAGTTTTGATGAGTGGAATGTCTGGTATCACTCAGAGGAACAAGACAAGAAGATATTGTCAGGTCAGGAAGGCTGGCCGCATGCGCCCGCCATTCTGGAAGATATCTACAACTTTGAAGATGCGCTGCTGGTTGCTTGTCTGATCAACAGTTTTATCCGCAAAAGCGATATCGTCAAAATTGCCTGTCTCGCTCAGCTGGTCAATGTGATTGCGCCGATCATGACAGAGGAAGGTGGTGCAGCCTGGCGGCAGACCATTTTCCATCCTTTTAAGCTGGCGTCATTACATGCACGCGGCAACGCATTGCAGTTAGACATTCACAGCCCTTGCTATGCGGTGGAATGGGCGAGTGACGTGCCGTATATCGATATGTCCGCCGTTTACAATGAAGAAGAGAAAACACTCAATTTATTCATTGTTAACCGCCATGAAAGTGAACACATCTCTCTGCGTACCGAATTTCAGCAATTTCAGAATTTGCACGTAAGTGCGCATCAGACTCTTAGTGGTCACGATCTGCAAAGCTGCAACTCCAGCCAGTTTCCGGATCGTATCAGACCCGATAAAGGCGAGGCTCCGGTTATCGACAATCAGCAGATTGAGATTTCTGTTGCGCCTCTTTCCTATCATTTCATCCAGTTAAAGGAATAA